A region of Argonema galeatum A003/A1 DNA encodes the following proteins:
- a CDS encoding DUF7219 family protein codes for MSTEDKNFNQESKNNFLYPRSRYYGAFTPEHLAFNANLQEFAQKVAYIAALETGGKLTPQEAYRQIKSLWKPLKQSKKAMKIGKNPPSEME; via the coding sequence ATGTCAACTGAGGACAAAAATTTCAACCAAGAGAGCAAAAACAACTTTTTATACCCACGGAGCCGCTACTATGGCGCGTTTACACCCGAACACCTAGCTTTTAACGCTAATTTGCAAGAATTTGCTCAGAAAGTTGCATATATAGCTGCACTAGAAACTGGAGGTAAGCTTACTCCCCAGGAAGCTTACCGACAGATCAAATCTTTGTGGAAGCCGTTGAAGCAAAGCAAGAAGGCAATGAAAATAGGCAAAAATCCGCCATCAGAAATGGAATAG
- a CDS encoding SAM-dependent methyltransferase yields the protein MFDKSIFNPTSTSILGSRKTSTQNTTSKIAKRSPSGKEVFICPEESNFYSQCLDMMILSNCHENEVAIEFGSGDGLPVLNSLLRTQFDGLIHGYELNSSACDIANSKITAYELNDKYVVHNSCFFNSAKPDSRYLVSNPPYLPSVDDDIYLPLLRGGNDGSSITRQLLSLDYENVMLMISSYSNPVETIDYGLEQGYYISKFLVSPLEFGYYSSEPKVKNTIAKLREKNMAFYSQNIYLLAGVLFQKQRQAPYDLSNELFQIMTSL from the coding sequence ATGTTTGACAAGTCAATCTTCAATCCAACATCCACGTCAATTTTGGGCTCTCGCAAAACCTCCACCCAAAATACAACCTCCAAAATTGCTAAGAGGAGTCCTTCTGGAAAAGAGGTATTTATTTGCCCAGAAGAATCTAATTTTTACTCCCAATGCTTAGACATGATGATTCTAAGTAATTGTCATGAAAATGAAGTTGCGATCGAATTCGGTTCTGGCGATGGCCTTCCAGTCCTTAATTCATTACTGAGAACCCAGTTTGATGGCTTAATTCATGGTTATGAGTTAAACAGTTCAGCTTGTGATATTGCCAATTCAAAAATTACCGCCTACGAACTCAATGATAAATATGTAGTTCATAATTCATGCTTCTTTAATTCTGCTAAACCTGATTCCAGATATCTTGTATCAAACCCGCCATATTTACCCTCAGTAGATGACGATATCTATCTACCCTTGTTACGTGGAGGCAACGACGGATCTAGTATTACCAGACAACTCCTGTCATTAGATTACGAAAACGTGATGCTGATGATTTCCAGTTACTCCAATCCTGTAGAGACGATTGATTATGGCCTCGAACAAGGTTATTACATCTCCAAGTTTTTAGTTTCGCCTCTAGAGTTTGGCTATTATAGTTCTGAGCCAAAAGTTAAGAATACGATTGCCAAACTGCGAGAAAAAAACATGGCTTTTTATTCACAAAACATCTATCTATTAGCCGGTGTTCTATTTCAAAAACAGCGCCAAGCTCCTTATGATTTGTCTAATGAATTATTTCAAATCATGACTAGCTTGTAA
- a CDS encoding iron-containing redox enzyme family protein, translating into MQSIVVSSPLTKFKVNSKAELKTEVFKYDEAEQQFIALLTLEDLDKKLAAQPEIAVDFEIAIARAIPVAYEGASGSSNAAHLFLQRVLYRINRLKLFWYDDLRHYTNERSYYLRKIRDRIEEVWQQWELSQLDVEALQKLDVKQALIERAKSDLDPPLTEDSHYIREEMTEAGYRHLLAIASLDGLVEASQLSRTLGGVSNEVHSVLTRLLVEEYGGGRLARKHSSHFITMLAQFQMHTEPEAYFDLVPWEILAIINHSFLLTERKLCFLRYIGGLLYAELSVPAAFKNYRAAADRLGLQADATAYWDLHIKVDELHGRWMLDDAALPLADMYPDQAWEIVLGYDQGKFMSDRAGAAVVRSIREVEASL; encoded by the coding sequence ATGCAGAGCATTGTAGTTAGCTCGCCGCTAACCAAGTTTAAGGTGAATAGTAAGGCTGAGCTAAAAACGGAAGTTTTCAAATATGATGAGGCAGAGCAGCAATTCATCGCGCTGTTGACTCTGGAAGATTTAGACAAAAAACTAGCTGCACAACCTGAAATTGCTGTTGATTTTGAAATAGCGATCGCACGCGCAATCCCAGTTGCTTACGAAGGAGCATCAGGCTCTAGCAACGCGGCACACCTTTTTTTACAGCGCGTACTTTATCGTATCAACCGATTAAAGCTTTTTTGGTATGACGATTTGCGTCATTACACCAACGAACGCTCTTATTACTTGCGAAAGATACGCGATCGAATTGAGGAAGTTTGGCAGCAGTGGGAGTTGTCTCAATTGGACGTAGAGGCGCTGCAAAAACTTGATGTCAAGCAAGCATTAATTGAGCGGGCAAAAAGCGACCTCGATCCACCTTTAACAGAGGACAGTCACTACATACGAGAAGAGATGACTGAGGCAGGATATCGCCATCTGCTTGCGATCGCTTCCCTGGATGGATTAGTCGAAGCAAGTCAACTGTCCCGCACTCTGGGTGGTGTCAGTAATGAGGTGCATTCGGTGCTGACTCGGTTGCTGGTGGAAGAGTACGGCGGCGGTCGCCTTGCCCGCAAGCACTCATCCCATTTCATTACCATGCTTGCACAATTCCAAATGCACACCGAACCAGAGGCATATTTTGATTTAGTGCCTTGGGAAATTCTTGCGATCATCAATCATAGCTTCCTGCTCACCGAGCGCAAGCTCTGTTTCCTGCGCTACATCGGCGGACTCCTCTACGCAGAACTTTCCGTACCGGCGGCGTTCAAAAACTACCGCGCCGCAGCTGACCGATTGGGACTTCAAGCAGATGCAACCGCCTATTGGGATCTGCACATTAAAGTAGACGAGCTGCACGGTCGCTGGATGTTGGATGATGCGGCTTTGCCATTGGCGGATATGTACCCCGATCAAGCCTGGGAAATCGTGCTGGGGTACGACCAAGGGAAGTTCATGAGCGATCGCGCTGGTGCTGCTGTGGTGCGATCGATCCGCGAAGTAGAAGCATCACTTTAA
- a CDS encoding cupin domain-containing protein, with protein MVDTSLKKVESTQSPKGEMGQKYLVSGKAVSMRLWEDEQPGEAKPETRRDYETVGYAIKGRAELHMEGQMILLEPGSSWVVPKGASHTYKILEPFTAVEATSPPAQVHGRDES; from the coding sequence ATGGTTGATACAAGCCTCAAGAAAGTAGAATCTACCCAGTCGCCTAAAGGTGAAATGGGACAAAAATATCTTGTCTCTGGAAAGGCTGTTTCAATGCGTCTTTGGGAGGACGAACAGCCTGGTGAGGCTAAACCTGAAACGCGACGCGATTATGAAACTGTCGGTTACGCGATTAAAGGTCGCGCTGAACTACACATGGAAGGTCAGATGATTCTGCTTGAACCAGGTAGTTCCTGGGTAGTACCAAAAGGGGCATCTCACACTTACAAAATTCTGGAACCATTCACGGCTGTTGAAGCAACTTCTCCCCCTGCTCAAGTTCACGGGCGCGATGAGTCATAG
- a CDS encoding acetyltransferase: MFLKTKDNGNLIKIVDVEDLFNPIKNEVTGRDQEGQEEQQAVSYAKEKLLFPSGEDLPRCWKDENYTTS; this comes from the coding sequence ATGTTTCTCAAAACCAAAGACAATGGCAATTTAATCAAAATAGTCGATGTTGAAGACTTGTTCAACCCTATTAAGAATGAGGTAACAGGACGAGATCAAGAAGGTCAAGAAGAACAACAGGCAGTTTCTTATGCCAAGGAAAAATTGCTTTTTCCTTCCGGGGAGGATCTGCCGCGCTGCTGGAAAGATGAGAACTATACAACATCCTGA
- a CDS encoding zinc-dependent alcohol dehydrogenase, with amino-acid sequence MKAVCWHGANDVRVDTVPDPKLINPRDAIIKITSTAICGSDLHLYDGYIPTMEKGDILGHEFMGEVVELGSEVKNVKVGDRVVVPFTISCGSCFFCNRDLWSLCDNSNPNAAMAEKMYGHSPSGLFGYSHLFGGYAGGQAEYARVPFADVGLFKIPDGLKDEQVLFLTDILPTGYMAAENCDIKPGDIVAVWGCGPVGQFAIKSAYMLGAERVIAIDRIPERLQMAKEQCKAEIINYEEIDAGEALKEMTGGRGPDACIDAVGMEAHGTGPDALYDKVKQAVRLETDRPTALRQVLVACRKGGQVSIPGVYGGFLDKVPMGAAFNKGLTLKMGQTHVHRYVKPLLDRIQKGEIDPSFVITHRMSLSDAPKGYEIFKHKKDNCIKVVLKP; translated from the coding sequence ATGAAAGCAGTTTGTTGGCATGGTGCTAATGATGTGCGCGTCGATACAGTACCAGATCCAAAACTAATTAATCCCCGCGACGCTATCATCAAAATTACATCAACCGCGATTTGTGGATCAGATCTGCATCTTTATGATGGCTATATCCCGACGATGGAGAAAGGCGATATTCTCGGTCACGAATTCATGGGAGAAGTCGTTGAACTTGGCAGCGAAGTCAAAAATGTGAAGGTGGGCGATCGCGTTGTCGTTCCCTTCACCATCTCATGCGGCAGTTGCTTCTTTTGCAACCGCGATTTATGGTCGCTATGCGACAATTCCAACCCCAACGCTGCGATGGCTGAAAAAATGTACGGCCATTCGCCATCGGGATTATTTGGCTACTCCCATTTATTCGGCGGCTACGCTGGAGGACAAGCAGAATACGCCCGCGTTCCCTTTGCCGATGTCGGCTTATTTAAAATTCCCGATGGACTAAAAGACGAGCAAGTTTTGTTCCTCACAGATATCTTACCCACTGGCTATATGGCAGCAGAAAATTGCGATATTAAGCCTGGGGATATCGTCGCTGTTTGGGGTTGCGGCCCTGTGGGACAATTTGCAATTAAAAGCGCCTATATGTTAGGTGCAGAACGGGTGATCGCGATCGATCGCATTCCCGAACGCTTGCAAATGGCAAAAGAGCAATGTAAGGCAGAAATCATCAATTACGAAGAAATTGATGCTGGCGAAGCGCTCAAAGAAATGACTGGCGGACGTGGCCCCGACGCTTGTATTGACGCGGTGGGAATGGAAGCGCACGGCACTGGGCCTGATGCTCTGTACGACAAAGTAAAGCAAGCCGTGCGTCTGGAAACCGATCGACCGACTGCATTGCGGCAAGTCCTTGTTGCCTGTCGCAAAGGCGGTCAGGTATCAATTCCAGGCGTTTACGGTGGGTTCCTGGATAAAGTTCCGATGGGTGCAGCTTTCAACAAAGGTTTAACGCTCAAAATGGGACAAACCCATGTCCACAGATATGTCAAACCTTTGCTCGATCGCATTCAAAAGGGTGAAATCGATCCCTCATTTGTGATCACCCATCGCATGAGTTTGTCAGACGCGCCGAAAGGCTACGAAATTTTCAAGCACAAAAAAGACAACTGCATCAAGGTGGTTCTCAAGCCATAA
- a CDS encoding DJ-1/PfpI/YhbO family deglycase/protease, which yields MTQDNNQRSKKRVAILIETGVEDAEFQVPYKALKMAGFDVVVLGSRMNSTYVGKQGKLSIKPDATTTEARPEEFDAVVIPGGFAPDTMRTNPNTVKFVQQAMAQGKLVAAICHGPQVLIEGDLLKGKNATCFISIRKDIINAGANYIDEPLVADGNLITSRRPGDLAIFATAILSRLGYGGKEVDLPNENDVTAEWWKIAAAWGGSTKGDIVNALNTALAGERYSCEAFGHYAEKSSDGEVRSLLQETIATKKQHIQMLEERLNALGEKPSLPAQAADTYAKLKTSLQGSDEMSMLRRALGDIQTAVVDTYQLRNQFTDPVTTEIFNQIEIALCDYEQRFVQLYHARLGSEIAKPANPSTSPAVGV from the coding sequence ATGACACAAGACAATAATCAGCGCAGCAAAAAAAGAGTTGCTATTTTAATAGAAACTGGTGTTGAAGACGCAGAATTTCAAGTTCCTTACAAGGCGCTAAAAATGGCGGGATTTGATGTAGTAGTCCTTGGTTCCCGCATGAACAGCACTTATGTGGGCAAACAAGGCAAACTTTCCATTAAACCGGATGCAACGACGACAGAAGCACGCCCTGAAGAGTTCGATGCAGTCGTTATTCCTGGCGGTTTTGCTCCCGACACGATGCGTACAAACCCGAATACGGTAAAATTTGTGCAGCAGGCAATGGCGCAAGGAAAACTGGTTGCAGCTATTTGTCACGGGCCACAAGTTTTGATTGAAGGCGATTTGCTCAAAGGCAAAAATGCGACCTGTTTTATCTCGATCCGCAAGGATATTATTAACGCCGGTGCGAACTATATTGATGAGCCTCTGGTTGCAGATGGTAACCTGATTACATCGCGCCGTCCTGGAGATTTGGCGATTTTCGCAACAGCAATTCTGAGTCGTCTCGGTTATGGCGGCAAAGAAGTCGATTTGCCTAATGAAAATGATGTTACGGCAGAATGGTGGAAAATTGCTGCTGCTTGGGGTGGATCGACTAAGGGCGATATTGTCAACGCTTTGAACACAGCACTTGCGGGTGAACGTTACTCGTGCGAAGCGTTTGGGCATTACGCCGAAAAGTCATCTGATGGGGAAGTACGCAGTCTCCTCCAAGAGACGATCGCAACTAAAAAGCAACATATCCAAATGCTGGAAGAACGGCTGAATGCACTGGGCGAAAAACCTTCTTTACCCGCGCAAGCAGCTGATACCTATGCCAAATTAAAAACGTCTCTCCAAGGTAGCGACGAAATGTCGATGCTGCGTCGCGCACTGGGCGATATCCAAACCGCTGTTGTTGATACCTACCAACTACGGAACCAGTTTACCGACCCAGTTACAACAGAGATATTCAACCAAATCGAAATTGCTCTATGTGATTACGAACAACGGTTTGTACAACTTTACCATGCGCGGTTGGGTTCAGAAATTGCCAAACCAGCCAACCCTTCTACTTCACCTGCTGTAGGTGTGTGA
- a CDS encoding DUF6335 family protein, translating to MADKADIKAPDVDEAMIADLPQEITESYGTGVKTEPGDNIGTRRLRDEMKQYTSTSPELSGGDVDAAWEQANTSGEEAVGGSVPTPDQSIVDELGAAVGLEMDDRAFLRTTDILEQRDDQRWELDPTSSEDYEERKN from the coding sequence ATGGCGGACAAAGCAGATATAAAAGCACCAGACGTAGATGAAGCGATGATTGCGGATTTGCCGCAGGAAATTACTGAATCCTACGGAACTGGAGTTAAGACAGAGCCGGGAGACAACATCGGTACGCGAAGACTGCGAGATGAAATGAAGCAATATACATCGACCAGCCCAGAACTTAGTGGAGGCGATGTGGATGCAGCTTGGGAACAAGCTAATACGTCTGGTGAGGAGGCGGTTGGTGGAAGTGTCCCTACCCCGGATCAAAGTATTGTTGATGAATTGGGAGCGGCTGTTGGATTGGAGATGGATGACAGGGCTTTTCTGCGTACAACAGATATTTTAGAGCAGCGCGATGACCAACGCTGGGAGTTAGATCCAACGTCTTCCGAAGATTATGAGGAACGCAAAAATTAA
- the murD gene encoding UDP-N-acetylmuramoyl-L-alanine--D-glutamate ligase codes for MPNAHIIGLGRSGIAAARLLKREGWDVTLSDSASAETLASRNTSETLQQQQQQLVADGITVKLGYSFAPESEDLPQLIVVSPGVPWDIPVLLRARELGIETIGEIELAWRRLQTCPWVGVTGTNGKTTTTALIAAIFQAAGYNAPACGNIGYAACELALSETLPDWVIAEISSYQIESSRLLAPHIGVWTTFTPDHLSRHKTLENYFNIKAKLLNQSQLQVFNGDDPYLRENAPESFPNAYWTSVKGKAGLVGDRGFYIEDGWVVVSGEQIVQTSSLKMVGYHNLQNLLMAVAAARLAGIQKDAIANAISNFSGVPHRLEHICTWQEIDFINDSKATNYDAAEVGLNAVTDPAILIAGGEAKAGDDTGWMNKIREKAAAVLLIGDAATAFAKRLDEIGYSSYEIVETMERAVPRAAELAKQHQAKVVLLSPACASFDQYQNFEQRGDRFRQLCIEFLNQNTAM; via the coding sequence ATGCCTAACGCGCACATCATTGGTTTGGGAAGATCGGGAATTGCTGCTGCAAGACTGTTAAAACGGGAAGGTTGGGATGTGACACTCAGCGATTCCGCCAGCGCAGAAACCTTAGCTTCGCGCAACACTTCCGAAACTCTCCAACAACAGCAACAGCAACTTGTCGCCGATGGAATTACGGTCAAACTTGGCTATTCCTTTGCACCAGAAAGCGAAGATTTACCCCAGCTAATTGTTGTCAGTCCCGGCGTACCTTGGGATATTCCCGTATTGCTTCGCGCCAGAGAGTTAGGTATAGAAACAATTGGCGAAATTGAACTGGCGTGGCGTCGTCTGCAAACTTGTCCCTGGGTTGGCGTTACGGGTACGAACGGCAAAACTACCACCACAGCTTTAATTGCTGCTATCTTTCAAGCAGCTGGATATAATGCGCCTGCTTGCGGTAACATCGGTTATGCTGCTTGCGAATTAGCGTTATCTGAAACTCTTCCCGACTGGGTAATTGCTGAAATTAGCAGTTATCAAATTGAATCCTCTCGTCTACTTGCACCGCATATTGGCGTTTGGACAACTTTCACCCCGGATCATCTCAGTCGTCATAAAACCTTAGAAAATTACTTCAATATCAAAGCAAAATTACTAAATCAGTCGCAACTGCAAGTATTTAATGGTGACGATCCATATCTGAGAGAAAATGCACCTGAAAGTTTTCCCAATGCCTACTGGACAAGTGTAAAAGGTAAAGCTGGTTTAGTTGGCGATCGCGGTTTTTATATTGAAGATGGTTGGGTAGTCGTGAGCGGCGAGCAAATAGTGCAAACCTCATCATTAAAAATGGTAGGATATCACAACCTCCAAAATCTGTTAATGGCGGTAGCGGCGGCGAGATTGGCGGGAATTCAAAAAGATGCGATCGCTAACGCCATCAGCAACTTCTCTGGCGTTCCCCATCGCCTCGAACACATCTGCACCTGGCAAGAAATTGACTTCATTAACGATAGCAAAGCAACCAATTACGACGCTGCCGAAGTGGGGTTAAATGCCGTCACCGATCCCGCTATCTTAATAGCAGGTGGCGAAGCGAAAGCCGGTGATGACACGGGTTGGATGAACAAAATTCGAGAAAAAGCAGCCGCTGTTTTACTGATCGGTGACGCTGCAACTGCTTTTGCTAAAAGACTGGACGAAATTGGTTATTCCAGTTATGAAATAGTGGAAACAATGGAACGCGCTGTGCCAAGAGCAGCTGAATTAGCCAAACAACATCAAGCCAAAGTTGTCCTGCTTTCACCCGCCTGCGCTAGCTTTGACCAGTACCAGAACTTCGAGCAAAGAGGCGATCGTTTTCGTCAACTTTGCATCGAATTTCTAAACCAAAATACTGCAATGTAA
- the glyS gene encoding glycine--tRNA ligase subunit beta → MPSFLLEVGTEELPASFVGSAIQQWQTLIPKSLSEQYLTSEGINVYGTPRRLAVLIEGLPAQQADRVEEIKGPPAGAAFKDGQPTKAAEGFARKQGVSLEALEVRATEKGDFVFVQQSIPGRATADILKELVPAWIFGLEGKRFMRWGDGDIKFSRPIAWLVTLLDDAVLPVELVNGSEIIKSDRISQGHRILTPPQSPPSTGGTEAQGVLTPPQSPPSTGGTEKKGILTPPPSPPSTGGTEAQGVLTPPPSPPSTGGTKKKVTISHAKDYVNSLRSAFVEVDPEIRKAKIKQQIEAICQQQNAYTEIYPDLLAEVTNLVEWPTAVLGKFDEEFLVLPAEVTTTVMVTHQRYFPVFKTPEAKELLPNFITISNGDPAKSDLIAAGNARVIRARLADGQYFYKIDLAKPLESYVPRLEKVTFQEDLGTVRGKVDRIIKIGGQISEQLQLNAEDSKNIQRAALLCKADLVTQMVGEFPELQGVMGQKYAAASGETEAVANAIFEHYLPRGAGDKLPETLTGQVVGLADRLDTLVSIFGLGMLPTGSSDPFALRRAANAVVNITWVAELPLDLQQLLEQVVADFVAAYPKTNLSQLLQQLQEFFLQRIRTLLQEERAIDYDLVNAVLGENDSEYTERALKDLLDVRNRATFLQEIRNNGKLSEIYETVNRSTRLAAQGDLDKQQLEPTGLVNTALFQKPSEQAFYDAIIQLVPQTKASREQRNYQQLVDALSEITPKVSTFFDGPESVLVMDENLDIRRNRLNLLGLLRNHARVLADFGPIVKS, encoded by the coding sequence ATGCCATCCTTTTTATTAGAAGTCGGTACAGAAGAACTCCCCGCCAGCTTTGTGGGTAGCGCCATCCAACAATGGCAAACTCTCATCCCCAAAAGCCTTTCCGAACAATACTTGACAAGTGAGGGAATTAATGTATATGGCACTCCTCGCCGCCTCGCTGTCCTCATCGAAGGTTTGCCCGCACAACAAGCCGATCGCGTAGAAGAGATCAAAGGCCCACCAGCAGGGGCGGCGTTTAAGGATGGACAACCCACCAAAGCGGCAGAAGGGTTTGCCCGCAAGCAGGGTGTCTCGCTGGAGGCGTTGGAAGTTCGGGCCACCGAGAAGGGCGATTTCGTGTTTGTCCAGCAAAGCATTCCCGGACGCGCTACGGCTGATATTCTGAAGGAATTGGTTCCTGCGTGGATTTTTGGGTTGGAAGGTAAGCGGTTCATGCGCTGGGGCGATGGGGATATTAAGTTTTCTCGTCCGATCGCTTGGCTGGTAACATTATTGGATGATGCTGTGTTGCCGGTGGAATTGGTGAATGGATCGGAGATAATAAAGAGCGATCGCATTTCTCAAGGTCATCGCATTTTAACCCCCCCTCAATCCCCCCCGTCCACTGGGGGGACGGAAGCGCAAGGCGTTTTAACCCCCCCTCAATCCCCCCCGTCCACTGGGGGGACGGAAAAGAAAGGCATTTTAACCCCCCCTCCATCCCCCCCGTCCACTGGGGGGACGGAAGCGCAAGGCGTTTTAACCCCCCCTCCATCCCCCCCGTCCACAGGGGGGACGAAAAAGAAAGTCACAATTTCCCACGCGAAAGATTATGTAAATTCTCTCCGTTCTGCCTTTGTGGAAGTTGACCCAGAGATCAGAAAAGCTAAAATTAAACAGCAAATTGAGGCAATTTGCCAACAGCAAAATGCCTATACCGAAATCTATCCCGATTTATTAGCAGAAGTCACCAACTTGGTAGAATGGCCTACTGCTGTCCTGGGCAAATTTGATGAGGAATTTTTAGTATTACCAGCGGAAGTAACTACCACGGTGATGGTAACTCACCAGCGTTATTTCCCGGTATTCAAAACACCAGAAGCTAAGGAATTGTTACCAAATTTTATCACAATTTCCAACGGCGATCCAGCCAAATCAGATCTGATCGCCGCTGGAAACGCACGGGTAATTCGGGCGCGATTAGCCGATGGTCAGTATTTCTATAAAATAGACCTAGCTAAACCGTTGGAAAGTTACGTTCCCAGACTGGAGAAAGTCACATTTCAAGAAGATTTGGGGACAGTGCGTGGAAAGGTCGATCGCATCATCAAAATTGGCGGACAAATCAGCGAACAACTGCAATTAAACGCAGAAGATAGTAAAAATATTCAACGCGCCGCTTTGTTGTGTAAAGCTGACCTCGTTACCCAAATGGTAGGCGAATTCCCGGAATTGCAAGGAGTAATGGGGCAAAAATATGCGGCGGCGAGTGGCGAAACAGAAGCCGTGGCAAATGCGATTTTTGAACATTATTTGCCGCGAGGTGCAGGCGATAAATTACCCGAAACTCTCACAGGTCAAGTTGTTGGTTTAGCCGATCGACTCGATACTTTAGTCAGCATTTTCGGTTTGGGAATGTTGCCAACAGGTTCATCCGATCCCTTCGCCTTACGTCGTGCTGCTAATGCCGTAGTTAATATCACTTGGGTGGCAGAATTACCTTTGGATTTGCAACAATTATTAGAACAAGTTGTAGCAGATTTTGTGGCGGCTTATCCCAAAACAAACTTATCTCAATTATTGCAACAGTTACAGGAATTTTTCCTGCAACGCATTCGGACATTACTGCAAGAAGAACGTGCCATAGATTACGATTTGGTGAATGCCGTTTTGGGAGAAAACGATTCAGAATATACAGAACGCGCCTTAAAAGATTTGTTGGATGTGCGAAATCGCGCTACTTTCCTGCAAGAAATCAGGAACAACGGGAAATTATCTGAGATTTACGAAACCGTCAATCGTTCTACTCGTCTTGCCGCACAAGGAGATTTGGATAAGCAACAGTTGGAACCAACAGGATTGGTGAATACAGCGTTATTCCAAAAACCATCGGAACAAGCATTTTATGATGCCATTATCCAGCTAGTTCCGCAAACCAAAGCATCGCGAGAACAGCGCAATTATCAACAATTGGTAGATGCGTTAAGCGAAATTACTCCCAAAGTCAGCACATTTTTTGATGGTCCAGAAAGTGTGTTAGTTATGGATGAAAATCTGGATATCAGGCGAAATCGTTTGAATTTGTTGGGATTACTCCGCAATCATGCGCGGGTGCTGGCAGATTTCGGCCCGATCGTGAAAAGTTAA
- a CDS encoding DUF6334 family protein, whose product MATDEFPIGQPLTAVSILEDKEFSSNELCLDKIQLFFQHTTVTLLPIADTDEIEIIQETTSTHSAENTPSWCQPLLGKKLMTVWICENDQGYRDQVIFAFEYMRPSIAFVAEGSVLKAFRHQAIYRVKSETQLQHSQVDAPSPLQHNPRTVESR is encoded by the coding sequence ATGGCAACAGATGAATTTCCAATCGGACAACCTCTAACAGCAGTGTCAATACTAGAAGATAAAGAATTTTCTAGCAATGAACTCTGCCTGGATAAAATTCAATTATTCTTTCAACATACAACGGTTACGTTGCTACCAATTGCCGATACTGATGAAATAGAAATAATCCAAGAAACCACTAGCACACATTCTGCGGAAAATACACCATCTTGGTGTCAGCCTTTACTTGGTAAAAAGTTGATGACAGTTTGGATATGCGAAAATGACCAAGGTTATCGAGATCAAGTGATTTTCGCGTTCGAGTATATGCGTCCCAGCATTGCCTTTGTTGCCGAGGGTTCGGTTCTCAAAGCTTTTCGTCACCAAGCAATTTACCGTGTAAAATCTGAAACTCAGTTGCAGCATAGCCAAGTTGACGCGCCATCCCCACTCCAGCACAACCCTAGAACCGTCGAATCGCGGTAA
- a CDS encoding DNA-binding protein produces MKNVKTPTSRSYHEFLIESLKNREEAAGYIEVVLEEGGDHPILLRKAIRNVVESWAKSDRLTDSAKQLHEKLDRMLTESNAAEIYTFIELLDALGFRVAISPKEPQA; encoded by the coding sequence ATGAAAAACGTGAAAACTCCAACAAGTAGAAGCTACCATGAGTTTCTGATTGAATCTCTGAAAAACCGCGAAGAAGCTGCTGGTTATATTGAAGTAGTGCTGGAAGAAGGAGGCGACCACCCAATATTATTACGAAAGGCAATTAGAAATGTAGTTGAGTCTTGGGCAAAAAGCGATCGCCTTACAGATTCAGCGAAACAGTTGCATGAAAAACTCGATCGAATGCTAACAGAAAGTAACGCTGCTGAAATTTACACTTTTATAGAATTACTGGATGCACTAGGTTTTCGAGTAGCGATTTCACCGAAAGAACCTCAAGCGTGA